From the Blastopirellula marina genome, one window contains:
- a CDS encoding prolyl oligopeptidase family serine peptidase encodes MLNSFTWLFTFFTLLQAFGCAKQDESLTQRGFVETEFTDKNGQSHTYLVFVPYDYEPDQNRPLILFLNGKGENGDDGYWTIHNNFGIEVWEMKRHFPFVCAIPQCPDEAGWTRENLLRAFDFADEVEETYGTDKDRVYITGVSQGGQGVWNALGIAPERFAAAIPLCGSPSVDAETIAKSGIPIWNHCNEQDKPALVEANQQMHMNLLKLGVSPLYSEYKASGHNCWDRVYRSAPVYEWMLEQRRTDNRSSKMFRLFSPSEIASNWVPLGNTPWRIADERVHPPEDIDFKAQDMLVSDKAYSQFELHLDACLGTESKGCRLGLTSHASEDRDTPTLEVVLPLVDQGVGEVRSSDGMWKAAIEPMAQRQLLSDYANDIRLSWQEKRLKLYINGCLAADVSVPDEIIHEGSVTHPTLMSDHDVGWQNIRLKTLDSI; translated from the coding sequence ATGTTGAATAGCTTTACATGGTTATTCACGTTCTTCACTCTCTTGCAAGCTTTCGGCTGTGCTAAGCAGGATGAATCGCTGACGCAACGCGGTTTCGTTGAAACCGAGTTCACCGACAAAAATGGACAGAGCCACACTTATCTTGTTTTCGTCCCTTACGACTATGAGCCTGACCAGAACCGTCCATTGATTCTTTTCTTAAACGGAAAAGGGGAAAATGGAGACGATGGATACTGGACAATCCACAACAACTTTGGGATCGAGGTTTGGGAGATGAAACGTCATTTCCCATTCGTTTGTGCGATTCCCCAATGCCCAGATGAAGCGGGCTGGACCCGAGAAAATCTCCTGCGTGCTTTTGACTTTGCAGATGAAGTCGAAGAAACGTACGGAACCGACAAAGATCGGGTCTACATCACTGGTGTTTCTCAAGGAGGTCAAGGAGTCTGGAATGCCCTCGGAATAGCTCCAGAGCGTTTCGCCGCAGCAATTCCTCTTTGCGGAAGCCCAAGTGTTGATGCCGAGACCATCGCAAAATCAGGAATTCCGATTTGGAATCATTGCAATGAACAAGACAAACCAGCCTTGGTTGAGGCCAACCAGCAAATGCACATGAACTTGCTGAAGTTAGGGGTAAGTCCTCTCTATTCAGAATACAAAGCATCGGGACACAACTGCTGGGATCGTGTCTATCGCTCTGCTCCAGTTTACGAATGGATGCTAGAGCAAAGACGGACAGATAATCGCAGTAGTAAAATGTTTCGATTGTTCTCTCCAAGCGAAATTGCTTCCAATTGGGTGCCCCTTGGGAATACACCGTGGAGGATTGCTGACGAGCGAGTTCATCCGCCTGAGGACATTGATTTCAAAGCTCAGGACATGTTAGTTAGCGATAAGGCGTATAGCCAGTTTGAACTTCATTTGGACGCTTGCCTTGGAACTGAAAGCAAGGGATGTCGTTTGGGGTTAACGAGCCATGCGTCAGAAGACCGCGACACGCCAACGCTCGAAGTGGTTTTGCCTCTGGTTGACCAAGGAGTCGGCGAGGTGCGATCAAGCGATGGAATGTGGAAAGCTGCTATTGAGCCGATGGCCCAGCGACAACTTTTGAGCGACTATGCCAATGATATTCGTTTGTCATGGCAAGAAAAACGATTGAAGCTGTACATCAACGGATGTCTGGCTGCTGACGTCTCAGTGCCAGACGAAATCATCCACGAAGGATCAGTGACTCATCCAACGTTAATGTCCGACCACGACGTAGGTTGGCAAAACATACGTTTGAAGACGCTGGATTCGATTTAG